One Prevotella intermedia ATCC 25611 = DSM 20706 DNA window includes the following coding sequences:
- the rplP gene encoding 50S ribosomal protein L16: MLQPKRVKYRRPQDGRGNKGNAHRGTQLAFGSFGIKTLEPKWIDSRQIEAARIAVNRYMNRQGQVWIRIFPDKPITRKPADVRMGKGKGDPAGWVAPVTPGRILFEVEGVSFDIAKEALRLAAQKLPVKTKFIVRRDYDKNA, from the coding sequence ATGTTACAGCCAAAAAGAGTAAAATATAGAAGACCTCAAGATGGGCGTGGTAATAAAGGAAACGCTCACAGAGGTACACAGTTAGCTTTTGGTTCCTTTGGTATCAAGACTCTTGAGCCAAAGTGGATTGACAGCCGACAGATTGAGGCTGCTCGTATAGCCGTAAACCGCTATATGAACCGTCAAGGTCAAGTCTGGATTAGAATATTCCCTGATAAACCTATCACTCGCAAACCTGCTGACGTGCGTATGGGTAAGGGTAAAGGTGACCCTGCAGGTTGGGTGGCACCAGTTACCCCAGGTCGTATCCTCTTTGAAGTAGAAGGTGTAAGCTTTGACATCGCTAAAGAGGCACTTCGCCTTGCAGCACAGAAGCTACCTGTAAAGACTAAGTTTATTGTTAGACGTGATTACGATAAAAACGCTTAA
- the rpsC gene encoding 30S ribosomal protein S3, with product MGQKVNPISNRLGIIRGWESNWFGGKDFGDNLLEDKKIRTYLNKRLEKASVSRIVIERTLKLVTITICTARPGIVIGKGGQDVDKLKEELKNLFKKEIQINIFEVKKPELDANIVGTNIARQVEGKIAYRRAIKMAVANTMRAGAEGIKVQITGRLNGAEMARKEMFKEGRTPLHTFRADIDYCQTEALTKVGLLGIKVWICRGEVYNKVDLTPNFTQEKSNGRSNNSGARSGRGNRRRNNNR from the coding sequence ATGGGACAGAAAGTTAATCCAATAAGCAATCGTTTAGGTATTATCCGCGGTTGGGAATCAAATTGGTTCGGTGGTAAGGACTTCGGAGACAACCTCTTGGAGGATAAGAAGATTCGTACATACTTGAACAAGCGTCTCGAAAAGGCAAGCGTTTCACGCATCGTCATCGAGCGTACATTGAAACTCGTTACCATTACTATTTGTACAGCCCGTCCGGGTATTGTCATTGGTAAAGGTGGTCAGGATGTTGATAAGCTTAAAGAAGAATTGAAGAATCTTTTCAAGAAAGAAATTCAAATCAATATCTTCGAAGTGAAGAAACCTGAACTCGATGCAAATATCGTAGGTACTAATATTGCGCGCCAAGTAGAAGGCAAGATAGCATATCGTCGTGCTATTAAGATGGCTGTTGCTAACACAATGCGTGCAGGTGCAGAAGGTATTAAAGTTCAAATTACAGGTCGTCTGAATGGTGCCGAAATGGCACGTAAGGAAATGTTTAAGGAAGGTCGTACCCCTCTTCATACATTCCGTGCAGACATCGATTATTGTCAAACAGAGGCTCTTACAAAAGTAGGTCTCTTGGGTATCAAGGTATGGATTTGCCGTGGTGAAGTGTACAACAAGGTAGACTTGACACCAAACTTTACCCAGGAAAAGAGCAATGGACGCTCGAATAATAGTGGTGCTCGCTCTGGACGTGGTAATCGTAGAAGAAACAATAACCGTTAA
- the rplV gene encoding 50S ribosomal protein L22 has translation MGARKHIKAEERKQALKSQYFAKLKDCPSSPRKMRYVVDMVRGMEVNRALGVLRFSKKAAAQNVEKLLRSAIANWETKNDRKAEDGELYISRIFVDEGVTMKRMRPAPQGRGYRIRKRSNHVTLFVDSKADANNDK, from the coding sequence ATGGGAGCAAGAAAACATATAAAGGCTGAGGAACGTAAACAAGCCCTCAAAAGCCAGTATTTTGCAAAGCTCAAGGACTGCCCTTCTTCTCCACGTAAAATGCGCTATGTTGTGGATATGGTACGTGGGATGGAAGTAAATCGCGCCTTAGGCGTACTAAGGTTCTCAAAGAAGGCAGCTGCTCAGAATGTTGAGAAACTTTTGCGCTCAGCTATTGCTAACTGGGAAACAAAGAATGACCGCAAAGCTGAAGACGGTGAACTTTATATCTCTAGAATCTTCGTTGATGAAGGTGTTACAATGAAGCGTATGCGCCCTGCACCACAGGGTCGCGGCTACAGAATTCGTAAACGTTCTAACCACGTCACCCTTTTCGTAGATTCAAAGGCTGACGCTAACAATGATAAATAA
- the rpsS gene encoding 30S ribosomal protein S19: protein MSRSLKKGPYINVSLEKKILAMNESGKKNVVKTWARASMISPEFVGHTVAVHNGNKFIPVYITENMVGHKLGEFSPTRRFGGHSGNRK from the coding sequence ATGAGTCGTTCATTAAAAAAAGGTCCATACATCAACGTATCGCTCGAGAAGAAAATTCTAGCTATGAATGAGAGTGGTAAGAAGAATGTTGTAAAAACATGGGCCAGAGCATCAATGATTTCCCCAGAATTTGTGGGTCACACTGTTGCAGTTCATAACGGAAATAAATTTATCCCTGTTTACATTACTGAGAATATGGTAGGTCACAAGCTCGGAGAGTTCAGCCCTACACGCCGTTTTGGTGGACACTCTGGTAATAGAAAGTAA
- the rplB gene encoding 50S ribosomal protein L2 — protein MAVRKLKPVTPGQRHKVIGTFEDITASVPEKSLVYGKRSTGGRNNTGKMTVRYMGGGHKRKLRFIDFKREKDGVPAVVKTIEYDPNRSARIALLYYADGEKRYIIAPNGLQVGAQLMSGAEAAPEVGNTLPLANIPVGTVIHNIELRPGQGALLVRSAGNFAQLTSREGSYCVIKLPSGETRQILSACKATIGSVGNSDHALEQSGKAGRSRWLGRRPHNRGVVMNPVDHPMGGGEGRQSGGHPRSRKGLYAKGLKTRAPKKLSNKYIIERANKK, from the coding sequence ATGGCAGTACGTAAATTAAAACCGGTTACACCGGGACAAAGACACAAGGTTATTGGCACGTTCGAGGATATTACTGCATCCGTGCCAGAGAAGTCTCTCGTTTACGGTAAGCGTTCTACTGGTGGTCGAAACAACACTGGTAAGATGACAGTTCGCTATATGGGCGGCGGTCATAAAAGAAAGCTTCGTTTTATCGACTTCAAACGAGAGAAAGATGGTGTTCCAGCTGTAGTAAAGACAATTGAGTACGATCCAAACAGATCGGCTCGTATTGCCTTGTTGTACTATGCTGATGGTGAAAAACGTTACATTATTGCTCCTAACGGACTGCAGGTTGGTGCACAACTGATGTCAGGTGCAGAGGCTGCGCCTGAAGTAGGTAATACACTACCACTTGCAAATATTCCTGTAGGTACTGTAATTCACAACATTGAATTACGTCCAGGGCAGGGTGCATTGCTCGTTCGTTCGGCTGGTAACTTTGCTCAGCTTACTTCTCGTGAAGGCAGTTATTGTGTTATTAAGCTCCCTTCTGGCGAAACACGCCAGATCCTTTCAGCTTGTAAAGCTACTATCGGTAGTGTAGGTAATTCTGACCACGCACTCGAACAGTCTGGTAAAGCTGGACGTTCACGTTGGTTGGGACGTCGTCCTCACAACCGTGGTGTTGTTATGAACCCTGTTGATCACCCAATGGGTGGTGGTGAAGGACGTCAGTCTGGAGGACACCCACGTTCACGTAAGGGCTTGTATGCTAAGGGTCTTAAGACTCGTGCACCTAAGAAGCTTTCAAACAAGTATATTATTGAGAGAGCTAACAAGAAGTAA
- the rplW gene encoding 50S ribosomal protein L23: protein MGFIIKPVVTEKMNAVTEKSSVDKTIKAANEKSAKAHNATAETRSYVVKNKRHPEGLKKEKTVYSYVKPAQPKYGFIVKPEANKLEIKKEIESLYNVTVLDVNTIRYAGKRQSRYTKAGLVKGQKNAFKKAIVTIKAGEEIDFYSNI from the coding sequence ATGGGATTTATCATTAAACCAGTGGTCACTGAAAAGATGAACGCTGTTACAGAAAAATCTTCTGTTGACAAGACAATTAAAGCAGCAAATGAGAAGTCAGCTAAGGCACACAACGCAACAGCTGAAACTCGTAGCTATGTCGTTAAGAATAAACGTCATCCTGAAGGCTTAAAGAAGGAAAAGACAGTTTATTCTTATGTTAAGCCTGCGCAGCCAAAATATGGCTTCATTGTAAAGCCAGAGGCTAATAAGCTTGAGATTAAGAAAGAAATTGAAAGCTTGTATAATGTTACTGTTCTTGATGTGAACACTATTCGCTATGCTGGAAAGCGTCAATCACGCTATACCAAGGCTGGACTTGTGAAAGGCCAGAAGAATGCATTCAAGAAAGCAATCGTAACAATTAAGGCAGGCGAAGAAATTGATTTTTACAGCAATATTTAA
- the rplD gene encoding 50S ribosomal protein L4, protein MDINVLDIKGQETGRKVILNENIFGIEPNDHVLYLDVKQYLADQRQGTAKTKERSEHAGSTRKLGRQKGGGGARRGDINSPVLVGGGRVFGPTPRDYSFKLNKKVKVLARKSALAYKAKESAIIVVEDFDFDAPKTKEIIKIAKNLKVDGKKVLLVLPEAQNNVYLSARNLQKTQVTTAAQVNTYGILHADVLVVTENSLKTIDEILTK, encoded by the coding sequence ATGGATATTAACGTATTAGATATTAAAGGTCAAGAGACTGGCCGTAAGGTTATTCTTAACGAGAATATCTTCGGAATTGAGCCAAACGATCACGTACTTTACCTTGATGTAAAGCAATATCTTGCAGACCAACGTCAAGGAACTGCAAAAACAAAGGAAAGAAGTGAACACGCAGGTTCAACACGTAAATTAGGTCGCCAAAAAGGTGGTGGCGGTGCACGCCGTGGTGATATTAACTCACCAGTCCTCGTAGGTGGTGGTCGTGTATTCGGTCCTACTCCACGTGACTATAGCTTCAAACTTAACAAGAAAGTTAAGGTTCTTGCACGTAAATCAGCATTGGCTTACAAAGCAAAGGAATCTGCTATTATTGTTGTTGAAGACTTCGATTTTGACGCTCCAAAGACAAAAGAAATTATAAAGATTGCTAAAAATCTCAAAGTTGATGGCAAGAAAGTTCTTTTGGTTTTGCCAGAAGCTCAAAATAATGTATATTTGTCAGCTCGTAATTTGCAGAAGACTCAAGTTACAACAGCAGCGCAGGTAAATACTTATGGTATTTTGCATGCAGACGTACTTGTTGTAACAGAGAATTCTTTGAAGACGATCGACGAAATCTTAACCAAGTAA
- the rplC gene encoding 50S ribosomal protein L3, which produces MPGLLGKKIGMTSVFSADGKNVPCTVIEAGPCVVTQVKTIEKDGYKAVQLGFGEAKEKRTSKPQQGHFKKAGTTPKKHLAEFKFDEEYNLGDTITVELFNDTKFVDVVGTSKGKGFQGVVKRHGFGGVGQTTHGQDDRARKPGAIGACSYPAKVFKGMRMGGQMGGDRVTTQNLQVLKVIPEHNILLVKGSVAGCNGSTLIINK; this is translated from the coding sequence ATGCCAGGATTATTAGGAAAGAAAATCGGAATGACTTCCGTTTTCAGTGCCGATGGTAAAAATGTACCATGCACTGTTATCGAAGCTGGTCCTTGTGTCGTAACCCAAGTAAAGACAATTGAAAAAGATGGTTACAAGGCTGTTCAGTTAGGTTTCGGCGAAGCTAAGGAGAAAAGAACTTCTAAGCCACAGCAGGGACACTTCAAGAAAGCAGGCACAACACCAAAGAAGCACTTGGCCGAGTTCAAGTTTGATGAGGAATACAACCTCGGTGATACCATTACGGTTGAATTGTTCAACGACACTAAGTTTGTAGATGTTGTTGGTACATCAAAAGGTAAAGGTTTTCAAGGCGTTGTTAAGCGTCACGGATTCGGTGGTGTAGGTCAGACTACTCACGGACAGGACGACCGCGCTCGCAAACCAGGAGCTATTGGTGCTTGTTCATACCCAGCAAAAGTATTCAAGGGTATGCGAATGGGCGGACAGATGGGTGGTGACAGAGTCACAACTCAAAACCTCCAAGTATTAAAGGTAATTCCAGAACACAATATACTTCTTGTAAAAGGTAGTGTAGCTGGATGCAATGGTTCAACCCTTATAATTAATAAGTAA
- the rpsJ gene encoding 30S ribosomal protein S10: protein MSQKIRIKLKSYDHQLVDKSAEKIVKAVKATGAIVSGPIPLPTHKRIYTVNRSTFVNKKSREQFQLSDFKRLIDIYSSTPKTVDALMKLELPSGVEVEIKV, encoded by the coding sequence ATGAGTCAGAAAATTCGTATTAAGCTAAAGTCTTACGACCACCAGTTGGTTGATAAGTCTGCAGAGAAAATTGTGAAGGCTGTAAAGGCTACAGGTGCTATCGTTAGCGGCCCTATTCCATTGCCAACACATAAGCGTATTTACACCGTAAACCGCTCTACTTTCGTTAATAAGAAATCACGTGAGCAGTTCCAGCTCTCAGATTTCAAGCGTCTCATCGACATTTATAGCTCAACACCAAAGACTGTTGATGCATTGATGAAGCTTGAGTTGCCTTCAGGAGTTGAAGTGGAAATCAAGGTGTAA
- the fusA gene encoding elongation factor G → MASHDLHLTRNIGIMAHIDAGKTTTSERILFYTGKTHKIGEVHDGAATMDWMAQEQERGITITSAATTCNWNYDGKSYKINLIDTPGHVDFTAEVERSLRVLDGAVATYSAADGVQPQSETVWRQADKYNVPRVGYVNKMDRSGADFFETVRQMKDILGANPIAIQIPIGAEENFKGVVDLIKMKAILWNDETMGAQYDIEEIPAELVDEANEWREKLIEGAANYDDDVMELYLEGQDIPEDKLMAAIRKGCISMDCCPMLCGSSYKNKGVQTLLDYVCAFLPSPLDTVVTVGTNPDTEAEEERKAGVNEPTAALAFKIATDPFMGRLVFFRVYSGKVIAGSYVYNPRSGKKERISRLFQMNSNKEIAMESIDAGDIGAGVGFKDIRTGDTLCDEAHPIVLESMTFPDTVISIAVEPKSQADIAKLDTGLQKLAEEDPTFTVRTDEQSGQTIISGMGELHLDIIIDRLKREFKVECNQGKPQVNYKEAITKAAQSRETYKKQSGGRGKFACIDVTIEPKDEDYKEGDLQFINVVKGGNVPKEFIPSVEKGFKDCLGNGVLGGFPITGLKVTLTDGSFHPVDSDQLSFELVAHQAFKKLCPQAGPVLMEPIMRVEVVTPEENMGDVIGDLNKRRGLVQGMEEARSGARVVKAMVPLSEMFGYVTALRTITSGRATSSMEYDHHSPVSNSLAKEILEELNGNADLLK, encoded by the coding sequence ATGGCAAGTCACGATTTACATTTGACACGCAATATCGGTATTATGGCTCACATTGATGCCGGTAAAACAACAACATCAGAACGTATTTTGTTCTATACAGGTAAAACCCACAAAATTGGTGAAGTGCACGATGGTGCTGCAACAATGGACTGGATGGCACAGGAGCAGGAGCGTGGTATTACCATTACTTCAGCTGCTACAACTTGTAACTGGAACTACGATGGCAAATCATACAAGATTAACTTGATTGATACTCCGGGACACGTGGACTTTACTGCGGAAGTAGAGCGTTCGCTTCGTGTTCTTGATGGTGCTGTTGCAACTTATTCTGCTGCCGACGGTGTTCAGCCACAGTCTGAAACTGTATGGCGTCAGGCTGACAAGTACAACGTGCCACGTGTTGGTTACGTTAATAAGATGGACCGTTCTGGTGCAGACTTCTTCGAGACAGTACGTCAGATGAAAGATATTTTGGGCGCAAACCCAATTGCTATCCAAATTCCAATCGGTGCAGAAGAAAACTTCAAAGGTGTAGTAGACCTTATTAAGATGAAGGCTATTCTTTGGAACGATGAAACAATGGGTGCACAATACGACATTGAGGAAATTCCTGCTGAGTTGGTAGATGAGGCTAACGAATGGCGTGAAAAGCTTATCGAAGGTGCTGCTAACTATGACGATGATGTTATGGAGCTTTATCTTGAAGGACAAGATATACCTGAAGATAAACTTATGGCTGCAATTCGCAAAGGCTGTATTTCTATGGACTGCTGCCCAATGTTGTGCGGTTCTTCATATAAGAATAAGGGTGTTCAGACATTGCTCGACTATGTTTGTGCATTCTTGCCTTCACCACTCGATACTGTCGTTACTGTTGGTACAAACCCAGACACAGAAGCTGAGGAAGAGCGTAAGGCTGGTGTTAATGAACCTACTGCAGCACTCGCATTTAAGATTGCTACCGACCCATTTATGGGACGTTTGGTGTTCTTCCGCGTTTACTCTGGTAAGGTTATAGCAGGTTCGTATGTTTACAACCCACGTTCTGGTAAGAAAGAACGTATCAGCCGCTTGTTCCAGATGAACTCTAACAAGGAAATTGCAATGGAGTCAATCGATGCAGGCGATATTGGCGCAGGTGTTGGTTTCAAGGATATTCGCACTGGTGATACTCTTTGCGACGAAGCACACCCAATCGTACTTGAGTCAATGACATTCCCTGATACTGTGATTTCTATTGCAGTTGAACCTAAGAGCCAGGCTGATATTGCTAAGCTTGATACTGGTTTGCAGAAATTGGCGGAAGAAGACCCAACATTTACTGTACGCACAGACGAGCAGAGCGGTCAGACCATTATCTCTGGTATGGGCGAGCTTCACCTTGATATTATTATCGACCGTTTGAAGCGTGAGTTTAAGGTAGAATGTAACCAAGGTAAGCCACAGGTGAACTATAAGGAAGCAATCACAAAGGCAGCTCAAAGTCGTGAGACATATAAGAAGCAGTCTGGTGGTCGTGGTAAGTTTGCTTGTATCGATGTTACAATCGAGCCAAAAGACGAAGATTACAAGGAAGGCGATTTGCAGTTCATCAATGTTGTGAAAGGTGGTAATGTGCCTAAGGAATTTATTCCTTCAGTAGAAAAAGGCTTCAAAGACTGCTTAGGTAACGGCGTTCTTGGTGGATTCCCAATTACAGGTTTGAAGGTTACTTTGACCGATGGATCTTTCCACCCAGTAGACTCTGACCAGTTGTCATTCGAGCTTGTAGCACATCAGGCTTTCAAAAAGCTTTGTCCACAGGCAGGCCCTGTATTGATGGAGCCTATTATGAGAGTAGAAGTTGTTACTCCGGAAGAAAACATGGGTGATGTAATCGGCGACTTGAATAAGCGTCGTGGTCTTGTTCAAGGTATGGAAGAAGCTCGTAGCGGTGCACGTGTTGTTAAAGCTATGGTACCATTGTCAGAAATGTTCGGTTATGTAACAGCTTTGCGTACTATTACTTCAGGTCGTGCAACTTCATCAATGGAGTACGATCACCACTCACCAGTTTCTAACAGCCTCGCAAAGGAAATCCTTGAAGAGCTGAACGGAAACGCAGATCTACTTAAATAA
- the rpsL gene encoding 30S ribosomal protein S12: protein MPTISQLVKKGRKVIVEKSKSPALDNCPQRRGVCVRVYTTTPKKPNSAMRKVARVRLTNQKEVNSYIPGEGHNLQEHSIVLVRGGRVKDLPGVRYHIVRGTLDTAGVANRTQRRSKYGAKRPKAAKK, encoded by the coding sequence ATGCCTACTATTTCACAATTAGTAAAAAAGGGCAGAAAGGTGATTGTAGAAAAAAGTAAATCTCCTGCTTTGGACAACTGTCCACAGCGTCGTGGAGTTTGCGTACGTGTCTACACAACAACACCTAAGAAGCCTAATTCGGCAATGCGTAAAGTTGCCCGTGTTCGTTTGACGAATCAAAAGGAAGTTAACTCGTATATCCCTGGAGAAGGACACAACTTACAGGAACACAGTATCGTACTTGTTCGTGGTGGTCGTGTAAAGGACTTACCAGGTGTTCGCTACCACATCGTTCGTGGTACACTTGATACTGCTGGTGTAGCAAACCGCACACAGCGTCGCTCTAAGTACGGTGCTAAGCGTCCAAAGGCAGCTAAGAAGTAA
- a CDS encoding DUF3467 domain-containing protein — protein sequence MDNNQNQQGQQLQIDLNPEIAKGIYTNFQIISHSSSEFVLDFISMLPGVPKPTVASRVVLAPEHAKRLLAALQENIVRYEQEFGKIQMPNQQPKTATPFGPIKNDA from the coding sequence ATGGACAACAATCAAAATCAACAAGGACAGCAGCTTCAGATAGACTTGAATCCTGAAATTGCAAAAGGAATTTATACAAACTTCCAAATCATCTCACACTCAAGTTCAGAGTTTGTGCTCGATTTCATCAGTATGCTGCCAGGTGTACCAAAACCGACAGTGGCAAGTAGGGTAGTGCTTGCACCCGAACACGCAAAACGCCTTTTGGCAGCTTTGCAAGAGAATATTGTTCGTTACGAACAAGAGTTTGGGAAAATTCAGATGCCTAACCAACAGCCAAAAACAGCAACACCCTTTGGTCCGATAAAGAACGACGCATAA
- a CDS encoding T9SS type A sorting domain-containing protein → MSKKLFLLSVLLGFCVGANAQKDAEEYTTDQPSVTITTTNLKKQWQLTALFNGKSKTKPWIDRNNNGKYDAGEESIKKYGITRFKRTQPTITIYGDMTFFSCNLNELVSIDVSKCPDLGSLYCEENQIEKLDVSKNTNLQKLYCHSNKLSELKLPATSEVVEFYCFRNSLNELDPSVMPKLQEFYCGENNLTQLDITKNTQLTLLACNNNKIKTIDISKSPLLQKVYLFDNEIETVDISKNSALAEFHCYNNKLTNITIGDNIELTALTVSGNKLKALDIRKLVNLTDLQCDNNQLAELDIAANQKLGFISCYSNQIANPAMKRMLADLPDMANADNKGELVVVDTKDEGEKNVCYEVDVTELINAKNWTAYDYQQGLNDGRNLYEGEKMPNGIEGVPAAKIKVSTVANNNVLAVKLPLGMATATARIFGANGALLRTVVLHTAENQVDVANFTAGVYFLNVNGETQRFVVER, encoded by the coding sequence ATGAGTAAAAAGCTATTTTTATTATCAGTTCTTTTAGGGTTTTGTGTTGGTGCTAATGCGCAGAAAGACGCAGAAGAATACACTACTGACCAACCCTCTGTTACCATTACCACAACCAATTTGAAGAAACAATGGCAACTCACTGCGCTATTTAATGGCAAAAGCAAAACAAAGCCTTGGATTGACAGAAACAACAACGGCAAATATGATGCTGGTGAGGAAAGTATAAAGAAGTATGGCATAACCCGCTTTAAGCGAACACAACCCACAATAACTATATATGGTGATATGACTTTCTTTAGTTGCAATCTGAACGAATTGGTATCTATTGATGTATCGAAATGTCCTGACTTGGGTTCGCTATACTGTGAGGAAAACCAAATAGAGAAGTTGGACGTTAGCAAGAATACAAACTTACAGAAACTGTATTGCCACAGCAATAAATTAAGTGAACTGAAACTGCCTGCTACATCGGAAGTAGTAGAATTCTATTGCTTTAGAAATAGCCTGAATGAGTTAGACCCAAGTGTGATGCCTAAGCTGCAAGAATTTTATTGTGGCGAAAACAATCTTACACAACTCGATATAACAAAGAATACACAGTTGACCCTGTTAGCATGCAACAATAACAAGATAAAAACGATAGATATATCTAAAAGTCCGTTATTGCAAAAGGTATATTTGTTCGACAACGAAATAGAGACGGTAGACATTAGCAAAAATTCTGCTTTAGCGGAGTTCCATTGTTATAATAATAAGTTGACGAACATAACCATTGGCGACAATATCGAACTTACAGCTCTGACAGTAAGTGGTAACAAATTGAAAGCACTTGATATAAGAAAGTTGGTAAACCTTACAGATTTGCAATGTGATAATAACCAACTTGCCGAACTTGATATTGCAGCCAACCAAAAGTTAGGTTTCATATCTTGTTACAGCAACCAAATAGCTAACCCTGCCATGAAACGAATGTTGGCAGACTTACCCGATATGGCGAATGCCGATAATAAAGGTGAATTAGTGGTTGTAGATACGAAAGATGAGGGCGAGAAGAATGTTTGCTACGAAGTAGATGTAACCGAACTTATTAATGCCAAGAATTGGACAGCCTACGACTATCAGCAGGGATTAAATGATGGTCGCAACTTATACGAAGGCGAGAAGATGCCAAACGGTATTGAGGGTGTGCCAGCAGCAAAGATAAAGGTTAGCACAGTGGCAAACAACAATGTGCTTGCTGTGAAGTTGCCTTTAGGTATGGCAACTGCAACAGCTCGTATTTTTGGAGCTAATGGTGCGTTGCTTCGCACGGTGGTTTTGCATACAGCTGAAAACCAAGTTGATGTTGCGAACTTCACTGCTGGCGTTTATTTCTTGAATGTGAATGGTGAAACACAACGTTTTGTAGTGGAAAGATAA